A part of Melittangium boletus DSM 14713 genomic DNA contains:
- a CDS encoding transposase, with amino-acid sequence MTVPSLNTLLPLLLFLRPVFTLPSFCRILTLFAGWVGTQGVHAVTESLVSAGVSGVRHHAAFHRFFSRARWSIDQFGRVLLLRVVALTPGPLRLALDDTLCTHKPGSPAPPAARCHLRGGHARGRFATPSAHTPVPLACHRPTAHQRHPPAQAREARPG; translated from the coding sequence ATGACCGTCCCTTCCCTCAATACACTGCTGCCACTGCTTCTGTTCCTACGCCCCGTCTTCACGCTGCCCTCGTTCTGTCGCATCCTCACCTTGTTTGCTGGTTGGGTAGGCACCCAGGGCGTGCATGCCGTCACCGAGTCCTTGGTGTCCGCGGGAGTCTCCGGCGTGAGACACCACGCGGCCTTTCACCGCTTCTTCTCGCGGGCTCGCTGGAGCATCGACCAGTTCGGGCGAGTGCTCCTCTTGCGAGTGGTAGCGCTCACGCCTGGGCCTTTGCGCTTGGCGCTCGACGACACGCTGTGCACGCACAAGCCGGGAAGTCCTGCGCCACCTGCTGCGAGGTGTCATCTTCGTGGGGGCCATGCGCGCGGACGCTTCGCTACACCGTCCGCGCACACGCCCGTGCCGCTCGCCTGTCACCGGCCGACTGCACACCAAAGACATCCCCCTGCCCAAGCCCGAGAAGCTCGCCCAGGCTAA